One region of Triticum aestivum cultivar Chinese Spring chromosome 6B, IWGSC CS RefSeq v2.1, whole genome shotgun sequence genomic DNA includes:
- the LOC123140140 gene encoding callose synthase 3 has protein sequence MASSSGRRPGAGPGGGEHSSSGAAATPASGGRRILRTQTAGNLGESIFDSEVVPSSLVEIAPILRVANEVEASNPRVAYLCRFYAFEKAHRLDPTSSGRGVRQFKTALLQRLERENDPTLKGRVKQSDAREMQSFYQHYYKKYIQALQNAADKADRAQLTKAYQTAAVLFEVLKAVNVSQKIEVDQAILETHNQVEEKKKLYLPYNILPLDPDSAANQAIMRYPEIQASFHALRNTRGLPWPKDHEKKDDADLLEWLQALFGFQKDNVSNQREHLILLLANVHIREMSKPDQQSKLDDHALDIVMKKLFKNYKRWCKYLGRKSSLWLPTIQQEVQQRKLLYMGLYLLIWGEAANLRFMPECLCYIYHHMAFELYGMLAGNVSPTTGENVKPAYGGAEEAFLKKVVTPIYKIIEMEADRSKTMKSKHSHWRNYDDLNEYFWSRDCFRLGWPMRADADFFKTPHFVLNTRDQTNGEHRPAGNDHWMGKVNFVEIRSFWHIFRSFDRMWSFLILSLQAMVIVAWNGGTPGDIFDAGVFKQVLSIFITAAVMKMGQAILDIVLSWKARRSMSLAVKLRYILKLLSGAAWVVILPVTYAYTSDNPTGLNRTIKSWFGDGRNQPSLYILAVVVYLSPNMLAATLFIFPVLRRFLEKSNLKVVALIMWWSQPRLFVGRGMHEGAFSLFKYTMFWVILLATKLVVSFYVEIRPLVQPTKDIMKVPITTFQWHEFFPHAKNNIGVVIALWAPIILVYFMDTQIWYAIFSTLVGGIYGACRRLGEIRTLGMLRSRFESLPKAFNDHLIPNDSKRRGFRSAFSSKPYKKPEDGKEEDKIAARFAQIWNLIITSFRQEDLIDNREKDLLLVPYCKDREMDMIQWPPFLLASKIPIALDMAADSGGKDRDLKKRMDSDPYFTYAIKECYASFKNVIYAVVVGPRERDVIQKIFKVVDDLVAADTLIKDLHMSNLPTLSKKFIELLVILQKNNKEDLGQVIILFQDMLEVVTRDIMEDQLTELLEPVHGGNNRKHEGITPLDQQEQEQLFTKAVEFEFPVKASDAWKEKIKRLHLLLTVKESAMDVPTNLDARRRISFFANSLFMDMPKAPKVRNMLPFSVLTPYYKEDVLFSSQALEEENEDGVSILFYLQKIYPDEWKNFLERVDCKNEEELRETEQTEDELRLWASYRGQTLTRTVRGMMYYRQALVLQSCLDMAPENDLMEGFRAADILSEESHLLTQSKAVADMKFTYVVSCQSYGIQKRSGDPRAQDILRLMTTYPSLRVAYIDEVEETSKEGEASKDRSKKIEKVYYSALVKAAVTKPDDPGQKLDQDIYRIKLPGNAMLGEGKPENQNHAIIFTRGEGLQTIDMNQEHYMEETLKMRNLLQEFTKKHDGVRYPTILGVREHIFTGSVSSLAWFMSNQETSFVTIGQRVLANPLRVRFHYGHPDIFDRLFHLTRGGVSKASKIINLSEDIFAGFNSTLREGNVTHHEYMQVGKGRDVGLNQISLFEAKIAYGNGEQTLSRDIYRLGHRFDFFRMLSCYYTTIGFYFSTMITVWTVYVFLYGRLYLVLSGLDEGLATGRRFIHNDPLQVALASQSFVQLGFLMALPMMMEIGLERGFRTALSDFVLMQLQLASVFFTFSLGTKTHYYGKTLLHGGAEYRATGRGFVVFHAKFAENYRLYSRSHFVKGIELMILLIVFEIFGQSYRGAIAYIFITFSMWFMVVTWLFAPFLFNPSGFEWQKIVDDWTDWNKWISNRGGIGVSPDKSWESWWEKEHEPLKYSGKRGTVLEIVLAVRFFIYQYGLVYHLNITKHTKSVLVYCLSWVVIFFILLVMKAVSVGRRKFSAEFQLVFRLLKGLIFIVFISTIVILIVIPHMTIQDIFVCILAFMPTGWGLLLVAQALKPAIMSVGLWGSIRALARGYEIIMGLLLFTPIAFLAWFPFVSEFQTRMLFNQAFSRGLQISRILGGHKKDRAARSKDDR, from the exons ATGGCCTCCTCCTCCGGGAGGCGGCCGGGCGCGGGTCCAGGCGGCGGGGAGCACTCCTCCTCGGGCGCGGCGGCGACCCCGGCGTCTGGCGGCAGGAGGATCCTGCGGACGCAGACGGCGGGGAACCTGGGCGAGTCCATATTCGACAGTGAGGTGGTGCCCTCGTCGCTGGTGGAGATCGCCCCCATCCTCCGTGTCGCCAACGAGGTGGAGGCCAGCAACCCCAGGGTCGCCTACCTAT GTCGATTCTACGCCTTCGAGAAGGCCCATCGCCTCGACCCCACCTCCAGCGGCCGCGGTGTCCGCCAGTTCAAGACCGCGCTCCTCCAGAGGCTCGAAAGG GAAAACGACCCCACGTTGAAGGGAAGGGTTAAGCAGAGCGATGCCCGCGAAATGCAGAGTTTCTACCAGCACTACTACAAGAAGTACATCCAGGCGCTCCAGAATGCCGCCGATAAAGCTGACCG TGCCCAGCTGACAAAGGCGTATCAGACTGCGGCTGTCCTGTTCGAGGTCCTAAAGGCCGTCAATGTCTCACAGAAAATCGAAGTCGATCAGGCG ATTTTAGAGACGCACAACCAAgtcgaggagaagaagaagctcTATCTTCCTTACAATATCCTCCCGCTCGACCCTGACAGTGCTGCTAATCAGGCTATTATGCGATATCCTGAG ATCCAAGCCTCTTTTCACGCTCTTCGTAACACCAGGGGTCTGCCATGGCCCAAGGACCATGAAAAGAAGGATGACGCGGATCTTCTTGAGTGGCTTCAGGCACTGTTTGGGTTTCAG AAAGATAACGTGTCCAATCAACGAGAACATCTCATACTCTTGCTTGCCAACGTGCATATAAGGGAGATGTCCAAACCTGACCAACAATcaaag TTAGACGACCATGCGCTAGATATAGTAATGAAGAAGCTCTTCAAGAACTACAAAAGATGGTGCAAATACCTTGGCCGCAAAAGCAGCTTATG GCTGCCGACAATTCAACAAGAAGTACAACAGCGGAAGCTTCTCTATATGGGCCTTTATCTGCTCATATGGGGAGAGGCAGCTAACTTGCGATTTATGCCAGAGTGTCTTTGCTACATCTACCATCAT ATGGCTTTTGAATTGTATGGCATGTTGGCTGGAAATGTGAGCCCAACAACTGGTGAAAATGTTAAACCAGCCTATGGTGGTGCCGAAGAAGCCTTCCTGAAGAAAGTTGTGACCCCAATTTACAAAATCATAGAGATG GAAGCTGATAGGAGCAAGACCATGAAATCAAAACACTCACATTGGAGGAATTATGATGATCTCAATGAGTACTTTTG GTCAAGAGATTGTTTTCGGTTAGGATGGCCTATGAGGGCTGATGCTGATTTTTTCAAGACTCCACATTTTGTTCTCAATACCCGTGATCAGACGAATGGA GAGCACAGACCAGCTGGTAATGACCATTGGATGGGAAAAGTCAACTTTGTTGAAATACGGTCATTTTGGCACATCTTCCGTAGCTTTGACAGGATGTGGAGCTTCTTAATTTTATCCTTACAG GCCATGGTCATAGTTGCTTGGAATGGTGGCACGCCAGGTGACATCTTTGATGCAGGAGTGTTCAAACAAGTTTTGAGCATATTTATAACTGCTGCAGTAATGAAAATGGGCCAAG CAATTCTGGACATTGTCTTGAGCTGGAAAGCAAGAAGAAGCATGTCTCTTGCTGTTAAACTCCGGTACATCTTGAAATTACTATCAGGAGCTGCATGGGTTGTAATTTTACCAGTTACTTACGCGTACACCTCAGACAATCCTACTGGACTCAATAGAACAATCAAAAGCTGGTTCGGTGACGGCCGGAACCAGCCATCGTTATACATCTTGGCGGTTGTGGTATATTTGTCACCAAATATGCTGGCGGCTACGTTATTCATTTTTCCTGTCCTGAGGAGATTTCTTGAGAAGTCAAATCTTAAAGTTGTAGCCCTCATAATGTGGTGGTCACAG CCTCGCTTATTCGTTGGCAGAGGAATGCATGAAGGTGCATTCTCGCTTTTCAA GTATACAATGTTCTGGGTCATTCTTTTGGCCACAAAATTGGTAGTGAGCTTCTACGTGGAG ATCAGGCCACTCGTGCAACCAACAAAAGATATAATGAAGGTGCCAATAACAACATTTCAGTGGCACGAGTTCTTCCCACATG CAAAGAACAACATCGGTGTTGTCATTGCACTTTGGGCTCCTATCATTCTT GTCTATTTCATGGATACCCAAATATGGTATGCAATTTTCTCAACATTAGTTGGTGGTATCTATGGGGCATGTCGTCGTCTTGGTGAG ATACGGACCTTAGGAATGTTAAGGTCTCGCTTCGAGTCTTTGCCAAAGGCTTTCAATGATCACTTGATTCCAAATGACTCAAAGAGGAGAGGATTCCGCTCCGCTTTCTCCAGCAAACCTTATAAG AAACCTGAGGATGGCAAAGAAGAAGACAAAATAGCTGCAAGATTTGCTCAGATATGGAATCTAATTATCACAAGCTTCCGCCAGGAAGACTTGATAGATAACAG GGAGAAGGACTTGTTACTTGTTCCATACTGCAAGGATCGTGAAATGGATATGATCCAGTGGCCACCATTCCTGCTTGCTAGCAAG ATCCCAATAGCATTGGATATGGCAGCGGACAGTGGAGGAAAAGACCGTGATCTAAAGAAAAGGATGGATTCTGATCCATATTTTACTTATGCCATCAAGGAATGCTATGCTTCATTCAAAAACGTGATATATGCTGTAGTGGTTGGTCCACGGGAGCGCGA TGTCATCCAAAAGATTTTTAAAGTGGTGGATGATCTCGTAGCAGCTGATACTCTGATAAAGGATCTGCACATGAGTAACTTACCTACCCTGAGCAAGAAGTTTATTGAGCTGCTTGTGATACTG CAAAAGAATAACAAAGAAGATCTGGGTCAGGTCATCATTTTGTTCCAGGATATGCTCGAGGTGGTTACAAGGGATATAATGGAAGACCAACTCACCGA GCTACTGGAACCGGTACATGGTGGAAATAACAGAAAACACGAAGGGATTACACCACTTGATCAACAGGAACAGGAACAGTTGTTCACTAAAGCCGTTGAATTTGAATTTCCTGTCAAGGCATCAGATGCCTGGAAGGAAAAG ATAAAAAGGCTTCACCTTCTGCTCACAGTGAAGGAGTCTGCTATGGATGTTCCTACAAACCTGGATGCTAGAAGGAGGATATCTTTCTTTGCTAATTCTCTCTTTATGGACATGCCAAAAGCTCCAAAAGTGCGCAATATGCTGCCCTTCTC TGTCTTGACTCCCTATTACAAAGAAGACGTCCTTTTCTCCTCACAAGCGCTCGAGGAAGAGAACGAGGATGGGGTTTCTATCCTTTTTTACCTGCAAAAAATCTACCCAG ATGAATGGAAAAACTTTCTTGAAAGGGTGGACTGCAAGAATGAAGAGGAACTCCGTGAGACTGAACAAACGGAAGATGAGCTTCGCCTTTGGGCATCATATAGGGGCCAAACTTTGACGAGAACTG TAAGAGGGATGATGTACTACCGACAAGCTTTGGTGCTTCAGTCCTGTCTTGACATGGCCCCAGAGAATG ATCTCATGGAAGGCTTCAGGGCTGCAGATATACTATCTGAGGAGTCGCACTTATTGACTCAGTCGAAAGCTGTAGCCGACATGAAGTTTACATACGTTGTATCATGCCAGTCATATGGTATCCAGAAACGTTCTGGTGATCCACGTGCACAGGATATTCTGAGACTCATGACTAC TTATCCATCACTTCGGGTTGCCTATATTGACGAAGTCGAGGAGACAAGCAAAGAGGGGGAGGCAAGTAAAGATAGGAGCAAGAAGATAGAGAAGGTTTACTACTCGGCGTTGGTGAAGGCAGCAGTAACTAAGCCTGATGATCCTGGCCAGAAACTTGATCAG GACATTTACAGGATAAAACTTCCAGGGAATGCAATGTTGGGTGAAGGGAAACCAGAAAATCAGAACCATGCGATCATTTTTACTCGAGgtgaaggcctgcaaaccatagaCATGAATCAG GAGCATTATATGGAGGAGACATTGAAAATGAGAAACCTGTTGCAAGAGTTTACCAAGAAACATGATGGTGTGAGGTATCCAACAATACTTGGTGTAAGAGAACATATATTCACTGGCAG TGTTTCTTCGCTTGCGTGGTTCATGTCAAACCAAGAGACAAGTTTTGTGACCATTGGACAACGTGTACTTGCCAATCCTTTAAG GGTTCGATTTCATTATGGACATCCTGATATCTTTGATCGACTTTTCCATCTCACAAGGGGTGGTGTAAGCAAAGCATCTAAGATTATCAATCTTAGTGAGGACATATTTGCTG GATTCAATTCAACACTGCGTGAAGGAAACGTTACACATCATGAATACATGCAAGTTGGCAAGGGAAGAGATGTTGGTCTCAACCAGATTTCACTATTCGAGGCAAAAATTGCATATGGTAATGGCGAACAGACACTGAGCCGTGACATCTACCGACTTGGGCATCGTTTTGATTTCTTCAGAATGTTGTCCTGCTACTATACTACCATTGGCTTCTACTTCAGCACAATG ATCACTGTATGGACCGTATATGTGTTCCTCTACGGGCGTTTGTATCTTGTCCTCAGTGGCCTCGATGAAGGACTAGCCACTGGAAGAAGGTTTATACACAATGACCCTCTCCAAGTCGCTCTCGCTTCGCAATCGTTTGTTCAGCTTGGCTTCTTGATGGCACTCCCTATGATGATGGAGATCGGTCTGGAGAGAGGGTTCAGGACAGCATTGAGCGACTTTGTGCTCATGCAGCTTCAGTTAGCGTCCGTCTTCTTCACATTCTCCCTTGGAACCAAGACTCACTACTACGGAAAGACGCTGCTCCATGGAGGAGCCGAGTACAGGGCCACCGGGCGCGGATTCGTGGTGTTCCACGCCAAGTTCGCCGAGAACTACCGCCTCTACTCGCGCAGCCATTTCGTCAAGGGCATTGAGCTGATGATCCTGCTTATCGTGTTTGAGATCTTCGGGCAGTCGTACCGCGGAGCCATCGCGtacatcttcatcaccttctccATGTGGTTCATGGTTGTCACCTGGCTCTTTGCGCCGTTCCTGTTCAACCCTTCTGGGTTCGAGTGGCAGAAGATTGTGGACGACTGGACCGACTGGAACAAGTGGATCAGCAACCGCGGGGGTATCGGTGTTTCGCCGGACAAGAGCTGGGAGTCATGGTGGGAGAAAGAGCACGAGCCCCTCAAATACTCCGGGAAGCGTGGCACCGTTCTTGAGATAGTGCTGGCCGTGCGCTTCTTCATCTACCAGTATGGGCTTGTTTACCATCTCAACATAACCAAACACACCAAGAGCGTCCTG GTGTATTGCTTGTCATGGGTTGTCATCTTCTTCATTTTGCTGGTGATGAAG GCTGTGTCGGTCGGTCGACGGAAATTCAGCGCGGAGTTCCAGCTTGTGTTCCGGCTGCTCAAGGGGctcatcttcatcgtcttcatctccACCATCGTGATCCTGATCGTGATCCCCCACATGACGATCCAGGACATATTCGTCTGCATCCTCGCGTTCATGCCGACAGGATGGGGCCTGCTCCTG GTGGCTCAGGCGCTGAAGCCGGCGATCATGAGCGTGGGGCTGTGGGGGTCGATCCGTGCGCTGGCTCGTGGGTACGAGATCATCATGGGGCTGCTGCTCTTCACCCCGATCGCGTTCCTGGCGTGGTTCCCGTTCGTGTCGGAGTTCCAGACCCGGATGCTCTTCAACCAGGCCTTCAGCCGTGGGCTGCAGATCTCGAGGATCCTGGGCGGGCACAAGAAGGACCGGGCGGCGCGGAGCAAGGATGATAGGTAG